The Flavobacteriales bacterium genome contains a region encoding:
- a CDS encoding ATP-binding cassette domain-containing protein yields the protein MTKNKKTSLKRAGRLFQYIKPYRIEFSFGLFFLLLSTAASLIFPALMGNLVDSASDKLVNNINQIAIALLVLFALQAIFSYFRIVLFVNVTEKTLAVIRQETYAHLIKLPMNFFSKRRVGELNSRIASDISLLQETFTTDLAEFLRQVLIIIGGIVFLSLTSVKLTLFMLAIIPAMMLAAVFFGRYIKRFSKQVQEKVAESNTIIEETLQGISNVKAFTNEFFEIGRYTKKTNEVMQIAKKGGRYRGAFASFIIFCLFGSIVAVIWYGVLMINSNELSIGELFTFILYSVFIGASVGGMADIYAKLQKAIGATEHLMDILEEEKEEIHSTFSADAVKGHIKFHNLSFAYPSRPDVQVLNNLNFEVQQGHNIALVGPSGAGKTTLASILFGFYKIEDGQISIDGKNIEEYDLHFLRKQIAIVPQDIILFGGSIKENIAYGKLDASEQEIEEAAKKANALNFINDFPEKMETLVGERGIQLSGGQRQRIAIARALLKNPSILILDEATSALDSESEKLVQEAMDVLMKGRTSIVIAHRLSTIKNADCILVLENGQIIEQGTHQELQKNEGLYKQLSDMQFNH from the coding sequence ATGACAAAAAACAAAAAAACATCACTTAAACGCGCTGGTCGTTTATTTCAATATATAAAACCTTACAGAATAGAATTTTCCTTCGGGCTTTTCTTCTTGTTGTTATCTACTGCAGCCTCGTTAATTTTTCCTGCTTTAATGGGTAATCTTGTTGATTCAGCCTCCGATAAGCTAGTGAATAACATCAACCAAATAGCAATAGCACTTTTAGTGTTATTTGCCTTACAAGCCATATTTTCCTATTTCAGAATAGTGTTATTTGTTAATGTTACTGAAAAAACTTTAGCAGTAATACGACAAGAAACCTATGCGCACCTTATAAAACTGCCTATGAATTTCTTTTCAAAAAGACGTGTAGGTGAATTGAATAGCCGTATTGCCTCTGACATATCCTTATTACAAGAAACTTTTACTACCGATTTAGCTGAATTTTTAAGACAAGTTCTTATCATTATAGGTGGTATTGTATTTCTTTCTTTGACCTCTGTCAAGCTGACCTTATTTATGTTAGCCATAATTCCCGCCATGATGTTAGCTGCGGTCTTTTTTGGAAGATATATTAAACGATTCTCCAAGCAAGTACAAGAAAAAGTAGCTGAATCTAACACTATAATAGAAGAAACTTTACAAGGTATTTCCAACGTCAAAGCCTTTACCAATGAGTTTTTTGAAATAGGACGATACACTAAAAAAACGAATGAAGTGATGCAAATTGCCAAAAAAGGCGGTCGTTATCGTGGTGCTTTTGCTTCATTCATCATCTTTTGTTTGTTTGGCTCTATTGTTGCAGTTATTTGGTATGGCGTATTAATGATTAACTCAAACGAACTAAGTATAGGTGAGTTGTTTACGTTTATACTATACTCGGTTTTTATTGGTGCATCTGTAGGTGGTATGGCCGACATCTACGCAAAACTTCAAAAAGCTATTGGAGCAACAGAACATTTGATGGATATTCTTGAAGAAGAAAAAGAAGAAATCCATTCAACATTTAGTGCTGATGCCGTTAAAGGTCATATAAAATTTCACAATTTAAGTTTTGCCTACCCAAGTAGACCAGATGTACAAGTATTGAATAATTTAAATTTTGAAGTTCAACAAGGTCATAACATAGCGTTGGTAGGCCCAAGTGGCGCAGGAAAAACCACATTAGCCTCTATCCTATTTGGTTTTTATAAAATAGAAGACGGTCAAATTAGTATTGACGGAAAAAATATTGAAGAATACGACTTACACTTTTTAAGGAAGCAGATTGCTATTGTCCCTCAAGATATCATTTTATTTGGTGGTAGCATTAAAGAAAATATTGCATACGGCAAATTAGACGCTTCTGAACAAGAAATTGAAGAAGCAGCTAAAAAAGCTAATGCTCTTAACTTCATTAATGATTTCCCTGAAAAAATGGAAACACTTGTTGGTGAGCGTGGCATACAACTTTCAGGTGGACAAAGACAACGAATAGCCATTGCTAGAGCTTTGCTAAAAAATCCTAGTATATTAATTTTAGACGAAGCAACTAGTGCTTTAGACTCTGAATCCGAAAAGCTGGTTCAGGAAGCTATGGACGTGCTCATGAAAGGAAGGACTTCTATAGTTATCGCACATCGACTTTCTACCATTAAAAATGCAGATTGTATATTAGTGCTCGAAAACGGACAAATTATCGAGCAAGGAACCCATCAAGAGCTTCAAAAAAATGAAGGCTTATATAAGCAACTCTCTGATATGCAGTTCAACCATTAA
- a CDS encoding methyltransferase domain-containing protein: protein MKYIISLVTRLIPRHYLHHISHFFLRIFSLFMRGNQFEDPINGYTYRKLLPYGRLRSRENAIAPDSMSLERHRLIWLYLKEKTNFFSDNLKFLHIAPEYCFIKLFKNQKNLDYTTADLNSPWADVKMDVHDIPFEDNSFDVIMCNHVLEHVQDDRKVMKEFYRVIKKGGWGIFQVPIDTNRKETFDDPSITDPKEREKHYWQDDHVRLYGLDYGNILSEAGFEVIEDDYINTLDPKLVERYALPKGEIIYFCKKID, encoded by the coding sequence ATGAAATACATAATAAGCTTAGTAACACGATTAATACCTCGACATTACCTACACCACATTAGTCATTTTTTTCTAAGAATATTTTCTCTATTTATGAGAGGTAATCAATTCGAAGACCCAATTAATGGATATACTTATAGAAAATTGCTACCCTACGGAAGGCTAAGATCTAGAGAAAATGCCATAGCACCAGATAGTATGTCTTTAGAAAGACACCGACTAATTTGGTTATACCTTAAAGAGAAAACTAATTTCTTTAGTGATAATTTAAAATTTTTGCACATTGCCCCAGAATACTGCTTTATTAAGCTATTCAAAAATCAAAAGAATTTGGACTACACTACAGCCGATTTAAATTCGCCTTGGGCAGATGTAAAAATGGACGTTCACGATATTCCTTTCGAGGATAATAGCTTTGATGTCATTATGTGTAATCACGTTTTGGAGCATGTGCAAGATGACAGAAAAGTGATGAAAGAATTTTACAGAGTGATTAAAAAAGGTGGTTGGGGAATTTTTCAAGTACCTATCGATACTAATCGAAAAGAAACCTTCGACGACCCTAGCATAACAGACCCAAAAGAAAGGGAAAAACACTATTGGCAAGACGATCACGTCAGACTTTATGGCTTAGATTATGGTAATATTCTTAGTGAAGCTGGTTTTGAAGTTATTGAAGATGACTACATCAATACCCTAGACCCTAAGTTGGTAGAACGTTATGCCTTACCAAAAGGAGAAATTATATATTTCTGTAAAAAGATAGATTAA
- the rsmG gene encoding 16S rRNA (guanine(527)-N(7))-methyltransferase RsmG, with product MANIIFTHFPDLTDIQKKQFSALSDLYGFWNAQINVVSRKDMNDFLERHVLHSLGIAKIMNFEDGTKVLDVGTGGGFPGIPLAILFPKVDFLLVDSIGKKIKVVRAVAQELGLKNVKTAHERAENINGKFDFVVSRAVTRMPAFLKWIEDKFSLNCKNTFPNGVLYLKGGDLTEEMSQVTYHHHSFNLSDYFSQDFFDTKKVVYVQMV from the coding sequence ATGGCTAATATCATTTTTACACATTTTCCAGATTTAACAGATATTCAAAAAAAGCAATTCTCTGCTCTTTCTGATTTGTATGGGTTTTGGAACGCTCAAATAAATGTGGTTTCTAGGAAGGATATGAATGACTTTTTAGAGCGTCACGTTTTACATTCTTTAGGAATAGCCAAAATAATGAACTTCGAAGATGGTACTAAGGTACTAGATGTGGGTACTGGGGGAGGCTTTCCAGGTATTCCATTAGCTATATTATTTCCCAAGGTAGATTTTTTATTGGTGGATAGTATTGGCAAAAAAATTAAAGTAGTTCGTGCAGTGGCTCAGGAGTTAGGCTTGAAAAATGTCAAAACAGCACATGAAAGAGCAGAAAATATCAACGGAAAATTTGATTTTGTAGTGAGCCGAGCGGTAACCCGTATGCCTGCTTTTCTAAAGTGGATTGAAGATAAATTTTCTCTTAATTGTAAAAACACTTTTCCTAATGGTGTTCTTTACCTTAAAGGAGGTGACTTGACCGAAGAAATGAGTCAAGTAACCTATCATCACCATTCTTTTAATCTTTCAGATTATTTCAGCCAAGACTTTTTTGATACTAAAAAGGTTGTTTATGTGCAGATGGTTTAA
- a CDS encoding sigma-70 family RNA polymerase sigma factor has product MIELALTKGDPRAYNTLMSKYRDPIFFMLYERVNDRELAKELTIEAFGKAFNKLDSYTPNFAFSTWLFSIARNNCIDYLRKKKLPTYSIDAMIDHDEGSQTAIDIPYHGDGPEKKMMNKQRIQILRNIVEQLKPNYRELVKLRYFKEYSYEEISLELEIPIGTVKAQLFRSREQLFKILSGKKDIF; this is encoded by the coding sequence ATCATCGAATTGGCATTGACCAAAGGAGATCCTCGTGCCTATAATACCTTGATGTCTAAATACAGAGACCCCATCTTTTTTATGCTTTATGAAAGAGTCAACGACAGAGAACTTGCTAAGGAACTAACCATAGAAGCCTTTGGTAAAGCCTTTAATAAGTTAGATTCTTACACGCCTAATTTTGCTTTTAGTACATGGTTGTTTAGCATTGCAAGAAACAACTGTATTGATTATTTGAGAAAGAAAAAATTACCGACTTACTCAATAGATGCTATGATAGATCACGATGAAGGTTCACAAACAGCAATAGACATTCCCTATCATGGTGATGGACCAGAGAAAAAGATGATGAATAAGCAACGTATTCAAATTTTAAGAAATATAGTCGAACAACTAAAACCAAACTACAGAGAATTAGTTAAGTTACGTTACTTTAAAGAATACAGTTATGAAGAAATTTCTTTAGAGTTAGAGATACCTATTGGAACAGTTAAAGCTCAATTATTTCGCTCAAGAGAGCAGTTGTTTAAGATACTTTCTGGTAAAAAAGATATCTTTTAA
- a CDS encoding glycosyltransferase: MCYYLFIYLKLARHKEQKKTFSKAVSVVVCGYNEEQYWEALVDKLLEQDYPNFEIVLVNDQSTDNTKFIFKQWENHPKIKLVDIGEDIKKGLGKKFALTLGIKAAKYDYLLLTDADCYPRDKDWISTMTQHFSNKTIVLGYGAYEKHKGLLNKLVRFDTFQVAMQYFSYALIGKTYMGVGRNLAYKKSLFFDNKGFATHLHLPSGDDDLFIKEVASPHNTAVSIANSSHTLSVPKTTWKSWIRQKSRHLSTGVYYKNYHKMMLGLWTLSQALFWLLFLVLLFWQPFLHFIVSLFMLRLAVQMLVSYPIMKKLVEKDLIFLYPFLELLFIIFYFIFIVNRTIKKKRFW, encoded by the coding sequence TTGTGCTATTATCTTTTTATTTATTTAAAGTTAGCAAGACATAAAGAACAAAAAAAGACCTTTTCTAAAGCCGTTTCTGTTGTTGTGTGTGGTTATAACGAAGAACAGTACTGGGAGGCTTTAGTGGATAAACTGTTAGAACAAGACTATCCTAATTTTGAAATAGTATTGGTTAATGACCAATCTACAGACAACACAAAATTTATTTTTAAGCAATGGGAAAACCATCCTAAAATAAAACTTGTTGACATAGGAGAAGATATTAAAAAAGGATTGGGTAAAAAGTTTGCCTTAACCTTAGGTATCAAAGCCGCTAAGTATGACTACCTTCTTTTGACTGATGCCGATTGCTACCCGAGAGATAAGGATTGGATTAGTACTATGACTCAACATTTTTCTAATAAGACTATTGTACTTGGATATGGTGCTTATGAAAAGCATAAAGGCTTGTTGAATAAGTTAGTAAGGTTTGACACATTTCAAGTGGCTATGCAGTATTTTTCCTACGCTTTAATTGGCAAAACCTATATGGGTGTAGGTAGAAATTTAGCCTACAAAAAGTCTTTGTTTTTTGATAATAAAGGCTTTGCTACTCACTTGCACTTACCTTCAGGAGATGATGATTTATTTATTAAAGAAGTAGCAAGTCCCCATAATACTGCTGTAAGTATTGCGAATTCTTCACACACCTTATCTGTTCCAAAAACCACTTGGAAGTCTTGGATAAGACAAAAAAGTAGACATCTTAGTACTGGAGTTTATTATAAAAACTATCACAAGATGATGTTGGGTTTATGGACACTTAGTCAAGCCTTATTTTGGCTGTTATTTTTGGTTTTACTGTTTTGGCAACCCTTTTTACATTTTATTGTTTCTTTGTTTATGCTACGTTTAGCAGTTCAAATGTTGGTGTCGTATCCAATAATGAAAAAACTAGTAGAAAAAGATTTAATCTTTCTGTATCCATTTTTAGAACTACTATTTATTATTTTTTACTTTATCTTTATAGTCAACAGAACAATAAAAAAGAAAAGGTTTTGGTAA